In Pedobacter sp. WC2423, the following are encoded in one genomic region:
- a CDS encoding NADP-dependent glyceraldehyde-3-phosphate dehydrogenase, whose translation MNFQDQLNSIFVEEHEIPEAFRLQQELHQRAYLSNGAMHPWDGEVHTVVSPVCVKTPEGLQRKVIGTYPLCSEKEAMEALDAAVAAYNNGRGEWPTMSVADRITHVEKFTGRIIEKKQEVVKLLMWEIGKSYADSVKEFDRTVEYIHATIDALKDLDRQSSRFTIEQGIVAQVRRSPLGVVLCMGPFNYPLNETFTTLIPALIMGNTLLFKPPKHGTLLHYPLLEAFRDSFPKGVVNTIYGRGNVIIPGLMKSGKINVLTLIGSSKVANELKKLHPKVNRLRAILGLDAKNAAIITAHADLELAVQETVLGSLSFNGQRCTALKIIFIHRSLADEFLKLLSAAVSKLKFGMPWVEGVSLTPLPEPHKPAYLKECIEDAIAHGASVINEHGGATNESFVYPAIVYPVNKDMKLYTEEQFGPVIPVVPFDDLEETIEYLIESTHGQQVSIFSNDPIEVAALIDPLINQVSRVNINCQCQRGPDAFPFTGRKDSAEGTLSVVDALRSFSIRSLVATKLNESNKLLINEIIDGNDSNFLSTKYLF comes from the coding sequence ATGAATTTTCAAGACCAGCTCAATTCCATTTTTGTTGAAGAGCATGAAATACCCGAAGCATTCAGATTGCAGCAGGAACTGCATCAGCGCGCGTATTTAAGTAATGGTGCCATGCATCCCTGGGACGGAGAAGTTCACACTGTAGTTTCCCCTGTTTGCGTAAAAACACCTGAGGGTTTACAACGTAAAGTGATCGGTACCTATCCTTTATGTAGCGAGAAAGAAGCTATGGAAGCGCTTGACGCAGCTGTTGCAGCCTATAACAATGGTCGCGGCGAATGGCCTACCATGAGTGTGGCAGACCGGATTACCCATGTAGAAAAATTTACAGGCAGAATTATTGAAAAGAAACAAGAGGTCGTTAAACTGCTGATGTGGGAAATTGGTAAATCTTACGCCGATTCTGTGAAAGAATTTGACAGGACAGTGGAGTATATTCATGCGACCATTGACGCCCTTAAAGATCTGGATCGTCAGTCATCAAGGTTTACCATCGAACAGGGGATTGTTGCACAAGTAAGGCGTTCTCCACTTGGTGTAGTACTTTGTATGGGCCCATTTAACTATCCTTTGAATGAGACTTTTACCACATTAATTCCCGCGTTGATTATGGGGAACACTTTATTGTTTAAACCGCCTAAACATGGTACACTTTTACACTATCCATTATTAGAAGCTTTCAGGGATTCTTTTCCAAAAGGCGTAGTCAATACGATTTACGGCAGAGGAAATGTGATCATTCCCGGACTCATGAAATCAGGAAAGATTAATGTGTTAACTTTAATCGGTTCCAGTAAAGTAGCGAATGAACTGAAAAAACTGCATCCAAAAGTGAACAGACTACGGGCTATCTTAGGATTAGATGCGAAAAACGCAGCAATAATCACTGCACATGCAGATTTAGAACTGGCAGTTCAGGAAACAGTGCTGGGATCTTTGTCTTTTAACGGACAAAGATGTACCGCTTTAAAAATTATTTTCATCCACCGTTCTCTGGCTGATGAATTCCTGAAATTATTGTCAGCGGCAGTATCCAAACTAAAGTTTGGTATGCCATGGGTAGAAGGAGTTTCCTTAACCCCTTTACCTGAACCACATAAACCAGCCTATCTTAAAGAATGTATTGAAGATGCCATAGCGCATGGTGCTTCAGTAATCAATGAACATGGAGGGGCTACCAATGAATCTTTCGTATATCCTGCAATTGTTTATCCTGTAAATAAAGACATGAAACTTTATACAGAAGAACAATTCGGACCGGTTATTCCTGTTGTTCCTTTTGATGACCTGGAAGAAACAATTGAATACCTGATCGAATCTACCCATGGGCAGCAGGTTAGTATTTTCAGTAATGACCCGATAGAAGTTGCTGCATTAATTGATCCGCTGATCAACCAGGTAAGTCGTGTAAATATCAATTGCCAATGTCAGCGCGGGCCTGATGCATTTCCATTTACTGGTAGAAAAGATAGTGCAGAAGGTACCTTATCGGTCGTAGATGCACTTCGGTCTTTCTCTATCCGGTCTCTGGTAGCCACAAAGCTGAATGAAAGTAATAAGCTATTAATCAATGAAATAATTGATGGTAATGATTCTAATTTCTTAAGCACTAAATATCTGTTCTAA
- a CDS encoding SusC/RagA family TonB-linked outer membrane protein, producing MSKFYLLIVGFCFFCSFLSAQTRKISGQVTDAKSGETLIGVSVLVKGTSQGTSTDTNGKFILNISGNDAVLVINYVGYLKEEVNAAGQTQIQIKLTPNETALNEVVVIGYGTVKKRDLTGSVVSVKGEDIAKVPSSNPLESIQGKVPGVDVTRSSGAASSGVNINIRGTRSISAGNGPLIIVDGVQYSSLQDLNPNDIASMEILKDASSTAIYGSRGANGVILITTKKGISGQATVSLNSYYGVSKVSRYPSVMNAEQYIEQRRQANRTTGNWSGPADDVKIFNSAEYTAIQNKDFLDYQDLIFHDGSQQDYQLGVRAGTEKTKVYFSLDYLDEKGVLKMDKSSRYTARLNLDQSIGKYFTTGMQGQFTHYEQDNRRDPLNQVNKISPLGTLYDKDGKFIVYPLAGTFVSPLADEQPDVYSNKTVINRTLLSAYMEFKPFKGLVARSNLGVNLNTDRTGTYADRFSLDRNGSVPKATYSASNGHLINIENYITYSKEIKDHAFTVTGINSLLYNRSDNIAASGENQLLKSQLFYGLGNTQNQAVNTAYTMNNLISFAGRLNYAYKGKYLLTATGRTDGSSKLAEGNKWAFFPSAAVAWRVSDEQFLKDNKIISDLKLKYSYGIAGSDNINSYSTQSSLSRIAFAYDDAPALAYGYSPRIGNLALTWEKTKTSDFGLEIALFKNRITATVDYYDSKTYDLLLNRSLPPTDGVISVIQNIAKTRNKGIEVYISSKNIIHKDFQWTTNISFSRNREKIVELAGGAQSDVLNSWFVGSPIQSFYDYDKIGIWQTADATEAAKYGQKPGDIRVRDLNNDGKIDATNDRKIIGTNRPDWSGGLENTFTYKAWDLNIYLFARMGQTVYADFLRRYDPQGINNSSTIINYWTPENASNDFPRPNKNISFNSTLYSTALGYTDGSFIRLRNITLGYTVPKNILEKNFIKSVRVYATARNPFTYTKSALLKEYDPERGGSEGAPMTKLYTVGLNVTF from the coding sequence ATGAGCAAATTTTATCTTTTAATTGTAGGGTTCTGCTTTTTCTGCAGTTTCCTATCCGCACAAACCCGTAAAATTTCGGGGCAGGTGACTGATGCAAAAAGCGGAGAAACACTAATCGGCGTGAGCGTCCTGGTGAAAGGGACCAGCCAGGGAACCAGTACCGATACCAACGGTAAATTCATTTTAAACATTTCAGGTAATGACGCAGTGCTGGTCATCAACTATGTAGGTTATCTCAAAGAAGAAGTGAATGCAGCAGGTCAGACACAAATTCAAATTAAACTCACACCCAATGAAACAGCCTTAAATGAGGTCGTGGTCATTGGTTATGGAACAGTAAAGAAAAGAGATCTTACGGGCTCAGTAGTTTCTGTTAAAGGCGAAGATATTGCTAAAGTTCCTTCCTCCAATCCATTAGAATCTATTCAGGGTAAAGTACCAGGCGTTGATGTGACCAGAAGCAGCGGTGCGGCTTCTTCAGGCGTAAACATCAATATCAGGGGGACAAGATCAATTTCGGCAGGTAATGGCCCGCTGATCATTGTAGATGGTGTACAGTATTCAAGCCTGCAAGATTTAAATCCCAACGATATTGCTTCCATGGAAATCCTGAAAGATGCTTCATCTACAGCAATATATGGATCCAGAGGCGCGAATGGCGTAATTCTGATTACCACTAAAAAAGGGATCTCAGGACAGGCTACAGTTTCCTTAAACTCCTATTATGGCGTGTCAAAAGTATCCAGATATCCTTCGGTCATGAATGCAGAACAATACATTGAACAGCGCAGACAGGCCAACCGTACAACGGGTAACTGGTCAGGGCCGGCCGACGATGTCAAAATTTTCAATTCCGCAGAATATACAGCCATACAAAACAAAGATTTTCTGGACTATCAGGACCTGATCTTTCATGACGGAAGTCAGCAGGATTACCAGTTAGGCGTAAGGGCCGGGACAGAAAAAACCAAAGTATATTTCTCTCTCGATTACCTGGATGAAAAAGGTGTTTTAAAAATGGATAAATCTAGTCGTTATACCGCCCGTTTAAACCTTGATCAGTCTATCGGTAAATATTTTACAACAGGAATGCAAGGGCAGTTTACACATTATGAACAAGATAACCGCCGTGATCCATTAAACCAGGTGAACAAAATCTCTCCACTCGGTACGCTTTATGACAAAGATGGCAAATTCATTGTTTATCCACTGGCAGGTACTTTTGTGAGTCCGCTTGCAGATGAACAACCAGATGTCTATTCCAATAAGACCGTGATTAACCGGACACTGTTATCCGCCTATATGGAGTTCAAACCTTTCAAAGGATTGGTTGCCCGCTCGAATCTTGGAGTGAATCTAAATACTGACAGGACAGGAACTTATGCAGACCGTTTTTCCCTGGATCGCAATGGCTCTGTACCAAAAGCTACCTATTCAGCCTCAAATGGACATTTGATTAACATAGAAAACTATATTACCTATAGTAAAGAAATCAAAGATCATGCTTTTACAGTTACTGGTATTAATAGTTTATTGTATAACAGATCGGATAATATTGCTGCTTCGGGTGAAAATCAGTTGTTAAAATCACAATTGTTCTATGGTCTTGGAAATACGCAGAATCAGGCGGTAAATACAGCTTATACCATGAATAACCTGATTTCATTCGCTGGCAGGTTAAATTATGCTTACAAAGGTAAATACCTGTTAACAGCAACAGGACGTACAGACGGTTCTTCGAAATTAGCAGAAGGCAACAAATGGGCATTTTTCCCTTCTGCCGCTGTAGCCTGGAGAGTTAGTGATGAACAGTTTTTAAAAGACAATAAAATTATCAGTGATTTAAAATTAAAGTACAGCTACGGTATCGCAGGTAGCGATAATATCAATTCTTATTCTACTCAGAGTAGCTTATCCAGGATTGCATTTGCTTATGACGATGCTCCGGCGCTGGCTTACGGTTACTCTCCAAGAATTGGTAACCTGGCGTTAACGTGGGAAAAAACGAAAACAAGTGATTTTGGATTAGAGATCGCACTCTTTAAAAATAGAATAACTGCAACCGTTGATTATTATGATTCCAAAACCTATGATTTACTGTTAAACAGAAGTCTGCCACCAACAGATGGGGTAATCAGTGTAATTCAGAATATTGCAAAAACACGTAATAAAGGTATTGAGGTTTACATTTCTTCAAAAAATATCATCCATAAAGATTTTCAGTGGACTACAAACATCAGTTTCAGCAGAAACAGAGAGAAGATTGTTGAACTTGCAGGAGGAGCGCAATCTGATGTATTGAATTCCTGGTTTGTAGGTTCACCGATCCAATCTTTCTATGATTATGACAAAATAGGGATCTGGCAAACAGCTGATGCCACAGAAGCGGCAAAATATGGGCAAAAACCAGGGGATATCAGAGTTCGTGATCTCAATAACGATGGTAAAATTGATGCCACTAACGATCGTAAGATTATAGGCACTAACCGCCCTGATTGGAGTGGAGGACTGGAAAATACATTTACCTATAAAGCATGGGATCTGAATATTTATCTTTTCGCCAGGATGGGACAGACTGTATATGCTGATTTTTTACGCAGATACGATCCGCAGGGAATTAATAACAGCTCTACTATTATTAACTACTGGACGCCAGAAAACGCTTCGAATGATTTTCCACGCCCAAACAAGAATATCTCGTTTAATTCTACCTTATACTCCACTGCTTTAGGTTATACAGACGGATCTTTTATCAGATTAAGAAATATCACGTTAGGCTATACCGTACCCAAAAATATACTGGAGAAGAATTTTA